In Burkholderia contaminans, the following proteins share a genomic window:
- a CDS encoding enhanced green fluorescent protein has translation MVSKGEELFTGVVPILVELDGDVNGHKFSVSGEGEGDATYGKLTLKFICTTGKLPVPWPTLVTTLTYGVQCFSRYPDHMKQHDFFKSAMPEGYVQERTIFFKDDGNYKTRAEVKFEGDTLVNRIELKGIDFKEDGNILGHKLEYNYNSHNVYIMADKQKNGIKVNFKIRHNIEDGSVQLADHYQQNTPIGDGPVLLPDNHYLSTQSALSKDPNEKRDHMVLLEFVTAAGITLGMDELYK, from the coding sequence ATGGTGAGCAAGGGCGAGGAGCTGTTCACCGGGGTGGTGCCCATCCTGGTCGAGCTGGACGGCGACGTAAACGGCCACAAGTTCAGCGTGTCCGGCGAGGGCGAGGGCGATGCCACCTACGGCAAGCTGACCCTGAAGTTCATCTGCACCACCGGCAAGCTGCCCGTGCCCTGGCCCACCCTCGTGACCACCCTGACCTACGGCGTGCAGTGCTTCAGCCGCTACCCCGACCACATGAAGCAGCACGACTTCTTCAAGTCCGCCATGCCCGAAGGCTACGTCCAGGAGCGCACCATCTTCTTCAAGGACGACGGCAACTACAAGACCCGCGCCGAGGTGAAGTTCGAGGGCGACACCCTGGTGAACCGCATCGAGCTGAAGGGCATCGACTTCAAGGAGGACGGCAACATCCTGGGGCACAAGCTGGAGTACAACTACAACAGCCACAACGTCTATATCATGGCCGACAAGCAGAAGAACGGCATCAAGGTGAACTTCAAGATCCGCCACAACATCGAGGACGGCAGCGTGCAGCTCGCCGACCACTACCAGCAGAACACCCCCATCGGCGACGGCCCCGTGCTGCTGCCCGACAACCACTACCTGAGCACCCAGTCCGCCCTGAGCAAAGACCCCAACGAGAAGCGCGATCACATGGTCCTGCTGGAGTTCGTGACCGCCGCCGGGATCACTCTCGGCATGGACGAGCTGTACAAGTAA
- a CDS encoding pseudouridine synthase translates to MRTKLTVKNPKPASPTRAPVRSGSLVARKAVRPATPPAGDKPARPKKAPPAAAGERTFKPRAAAGAERPGADRAPAKRAPRDGGAERGTRAPYRDNASGEGAKRSFGDRRTSSDRPPRRDDDARPRRAGGEGGARAPYRDNASGEGAKRSFSDRRTSSDRPPRRDDDARPRRAGGEGGARAPYRDNAGGEGAKRSFGDRRTSSDRPPRRDDDARPRRAGGEGGARAPYRDNASGEGAKRSFGDRRTSSDRPPRRDDDARPRRAGGEGGERAPYRDNAGGEGAKRSFGDRRTSSDRPPRRDDDSRPRRAGSSEGNARAPYRDKAAGEGAKRSFGDRRTSSDRPPRRDDDARPRRAGADDGKRPSYRDKPAGEGAKRSFGDRPVRPARDGERRSFGAVKTAQPVKRAAADVDYGDESGLMRLSKRMSELGMCSRREADEWIEKGWVLVDGKRIDTLGTKVRADQKIEIDERASAAQAAQVTILLHKPVGYVSGQAEDGYEPAAVLITRANRWSGDHSPVRFSPQHLHALAPAGRLDIDSTGLLVLTQNGVIAKQLIGEQSDIDKEYLVRVRFGERLIDIDQHFPAESLAKLRHGLELDGVALKPAMVSWQNGEQLRFVLREGKKRQIRRMCELVGLDVIGLKRIRMGRVMLGALPQGQWRYLSADETF, encoded by the coding sequence ATGCGCACCAAATTAACCGTCAAGAATCCGAAGCCGGCGTCGCCGACCCGCGCCCCTGTCCGCTCCGGCAGCCTCGTCGCCCGCAAGGCGGTGCGTCCCGCTACGCCTCCCGCCGGCGACAAGCCGGCCCGGCCGAAGAAGGCGCCCCCGGCCGCCGCCGGCGAACGCACGTTCAAGCCGCGCGCTGCCGCGGGCGCCGAGCGCCCGGGCGCGGATCGCGCACCGGCCAAGCGTGCGCCGCGTGACGGCGGTGCGGAACGCGGCACGCGCGCCCCTTATCGCGACAACGCGTCAGGCGAAGGCGCGAAGCGCAGCTTCGGCGACCGTCGCACGTCGTCGGATCGTCCTCCGCGCCGCGATGACGACGCACGGCCGCGCCGTGCAGGTGGCGAAGGCGGCGCACGCGCACCGTATCGCGACAACGCATCCGGGGAAGGCGCGAAACGCAGCTTCAGCGACCGTCGCACGTCGTCGGATCGCCCGCCCCGCCGTGATGACGATGCACGGCCGCGCCGAGCAGGTGGCGAAGGCGGCGCACGCGCACCGTATCGCGACAACGCCGGCGGTGAAGGCGCGAAGCGCAGCTTCGGTGACCGTCGCACGTCGTCCGATCGTCCGCCCCGCCGTGATGACGATGCACGGCCGCGTCGCGCAGGTGGCGAAGGCGGCGCACGCGCACCGTATCGCGACAACGCATCCGGTGAAGGCGCGAAACGCAGCTTCGGTGACCGTCGCACGTCGTCGGATCGCCCGCCTCGCCGCGATGACGATGCGCGGCCGCGTCGCGCGGGTGGAGAAGGCGGTGAACGCGCACCGTATCGCGACAACGCAGGTGGTGAAGGTGCAAAACGCAGCTTCGGCGACCGTCGTACGTCTTCCGATCGCCCGCCCCGCCGCGATGACGACTCACGGCCGCGTCGTGCAGGTTCCAGTGAAGGCAACGCACGCGCACCGTATCGCGACAAGGCAGCCGGTGAAGGCGCGAAGCGCAGCTTCGGCGACCGCCGCACGTCGTCCGATCGCCCGCCGCGCCGTGATGACGATGCCCGCCCGCGCCGCGCAGGCGCCGACGACGGCAAGCGCCCGTCATATCGCGACAAGCCCGCCGGCGAAGGTGCGAAGCGCAGCTTCGGCGACCGCCCGGTCCGCCCCGCACGCGACGGCGAGCGTCGCTCGTTCGGCGCGGTCAAGACCGCGCAACCGGTCAAGCGCGCCGCCGCCGACGTCGACTACGGTGACGAATCGGGTCTGATGCGCCTGTCGAAACGGATGTCCGAGCTCGGCATGTGCTCGCGCCGCGAAGCCGACGAATGGATCGAAAAGGGCTGGGTCCTCGTCGACGGCAAACGCATCGACACGCTCGGCACCAAGGTGCGCGCGGACCAGAAGATCGAGATCGACGAACGCGCGAGCGCCGCGCAGGCAGCACAAGTCACGATCCTGCTGCACAAGCCGGTCGGCTACGTGTCCGGTCAGGCGGAAGACGGCTACGAGCCCGCGGCCGTGCTGATCACGCGCGCGAACCGCTGGAGCGGCGACCATTCGCCGGTGCGCTTCTCGCCGCAGCACCTGCACGCGCTCGCGCCGGCCGGCCGCCTGGACATCGATTCGACCGGCCTGCTCGTGCTGACGCAGAACGGCGTGATCGCGAAGCAGTTGATCGGCGAGCAATCGGACATCGACAAGGAGTACCTGGTGCGCGTGCGCTTCGGCGAACGGCTCATCGACATCGACCAGCACTTCCCTGCGGAATCGCTCGCGAAGCTGCGCCACGGCCTCGAGCTCGACGGCGTCGCGCTGAAGCCCGCGATGGTGAGCTGGCAGAACGGCGAGCAGTTGCGCTTCGTGCTGCGCGAAGGCAAGAAGCGCCAGATCCGTCGCATGTGCGAGCTGGTGGGCCTCGACGTGATCGGCCTGAAGCGCATCCGGATGGGCCGCGTGATGCTCGGCGCACTGCCGCAGGGTCAATGGCGCTATCTGTCCGCCGACGAGACGTTCTGA
- the def gene encoding peptide deformylase: MIREILKMGDPRLLEVAKPVERFDTPELHEIVADMFETMHHANGAGLAAPQIGIGLQIIIFGFGNNNRYPDAPPVPETVLINPKIEYLPPDMEEGWEGCLSVPGMRGVVSRYAKVRYSGFDQYGEKIDRVADGFHARVVQHEYDHLIGKLYPMRITDFTRFGFTEVLFPGLDPASDD; encoded by the coding sequence ATGATTCGCGAGATCCTGAAGATGGGCGATCCGCGCCTGCTCGAAGTCGCCAAGCCGGTCGAGCGGTTCGATACACCCGAACTGCACGAGATCGTCGCGGACATGTTCGAGACGATGCACCACGCGAACGGCGCCGGCCTGGCCGCGCCGCAGATCGGCATCGGGCTGCAGATCATCATCTTCGGCTTCGGCAACAACAACCGCTACCCGGACGCGCCGCCGGTGCCGGAGACGGTGCTGATCAACCCGAAGATCGAGTACCTGCCGCCGGACATGGAAGAGGGCTGGGAAGGCTGCCTGTCGGTGCCGGGCATGCGCGGCGTCGTCAGCCGCTACGCGAAGGTGCGCTACAGCGGCTTCGACCAGTACGGCGAGAAGATCGACCGCGTGGCCGACGGTTTTCACGCACGCGTCGTGCAGCACGAATACGATCACCTGATCGGCAAGCTGTATCCGATGCGGATCACCGACTTCACGCGCTTCGGCTTCACGGAAGTGCTGTTCCCGGGGCTCGATCCGGCTTCCGACGATTGA
- the ligA gene encoding NAD-dependent DNA ligase LigA — protein MARTQAEPPASQPDVRAAWLRDQLEQANYAYYVLDQPDLPDAEYDRLFRELQQLEADHPELVTPDSPTQRVGGEAAGGFTPVVHDAPMLSLNNGFADEDIVAFDKRVADALDKTTDLAGSVTELVEYACELKFDGLAISLRYERGVFVQASTRGDGTTGEDVTENVRTIRSIPLKLKGKNVPAVLDVRGEVLMFKRDFARLNERQRAAEQREFANPRNAAAGSLRQLDSKITAQRPLSFFAYGIGVLDGMPMPDTHSALLDWYESLGLPVNRERAVVHGAEGLLGFFRKVGEKRESLPYDIDGVVYKVNRRDEQERLGFVSRAPRFALAHKFPAQEALTKLVAIDVQVGRTGAITPVARLEPVFVGGATVTNATLHNEDEVRRKDIRIGDTVIVRRAGDVIPEVVGALLDRRPADAAEFVMPTECPVCGSKIERLPDEAIARCTGGLFCPAQRKQALWHFAQRRALDIDGLGEKIIDQLVELNLVRTPADLFNLGFATLAELDRFAEKSAQNLLDSLEKAKHTTLARFIYGLGIRHVGESTAKDLAKHFGSLTPIMDASIEELLEVNDVGPIVAESLHQFFAEEHNRTVIEQLRAPGKVTWPEGPPAPKAPQGVLAGKTVVLTGTLPTLTRDAAKEMLEAAGAKVAGSVSKKTDYVVAGAEAGSKLAKAEELGIPVLDEDGLHQLLEGNTP, from the coding sequence ATGGCCCGAACCCAAGCCGAACCGCCAGCCAGCCAGCCCGACGTGCGCGCCGCGTGGCTGCGCGATCAACTCGAGCAGGCGAACTACGCCTACTACGTGCTCGACCAGCCGGATCTGCCCGACGCGGAATACGACCGGCTGTTCCGCGAACTGCAGCAGCTCGAAGCCGACCATCCCGAACTCGTGACGCCCGATTCGCCGACGCAGCGTGTCGGCGGCGAGGCGGCCGGCGGTTTCACGCCGGTCGTCCATGACGCACCGATGCTGTCGCTGAACAACGGCTTCGCCGACGAGGACATCGTGGCATTCGACAAGCGTGTCGCCGATGCGCTCGACAAGACGACCGATCTCGCCGGCTCGGTGACGGAGCTCGTCGAATACGCATGTGAACTGAAGTTCGACGGTCTCGCGATCTCGCTGCGCTACGAGCGGGGCGTATTCGTCCAGGCGTCGACGCGCGGCGACGGGACGACGGGCGAGGACGTGACCGAGAACGTGCGCACGATCCGCTCGATTCCGCTGAAGCTGAAGGGCAAGAACGTGCCGGCCGTGCTCGACGTGCGCGGCGAGGTGCTGATGTTCAAGCGCGATTTCGCACGCCTGAACGAACGCCAGCGCGCGGCCGAGCAGCGCGAATTCGCGAACCCGCGCAACGCGGCGGCCGGCAGCCTGCGCCAGCTCGACTCGAAGATCACCGCGCAGCGCCCGCTGTCGTTCTTCGCGTACGGGATCGGCGTGCTTGACGGGATGCCGATGCCCGATACGCACAGCGCGCTGCTCGACTGGTACGAGTCGCTCGGCCTGCCCGTGAACCGCGAGCGCGCGGTCGTGCACGGCGCCGAAGGCTTGCTCGGCTTCTTCCGCAAGGTCGGCGAGAAGCGCGAGTCGCTGCCGTACGATATCGACGGCGTCGTGTACAAGGTCAACCGGCGCGACGAGCAGGAGCGCCTCGGCTTCGTGTCGCGCGCGCCGCGCTTTGCGCTCGCGCACAAGTTCCCCGCGCAGGAAGCACTGACCAAGCTCGTCGCGATCGACGTGCAGGTCGGCCGCACCGGCGCGATCACGCCGGTCGCGCGTCTGGAGCCCGTGTTTGTCGGCGGCGCGACCGTGACCAACGCGACGCTGCACAACGAGGACGAGGTGCGCCGCAAGGACATCCGGATCGGCGATACCGTGATCGTGCGCCGCGCGGGCGACGTGATCCCCGAGGTGGTCGGCGCGTTGCTCGACCGGCGGCCGGCCGATGCGGCCGAATTCGTGATGCCGACCGAATGCCCGGTGTGCGGCTCGAAGATCGAGCGCCTGCCGGACGAGGCGATCGCGCGCTGCACGGGCGGGCTGTTCTGCCCGGCGCAGCGCAAGCAGGCGCTGTGGCACTTCGCGCAGCGTCGCGCGCTCGACATCGACGGGCTCGGCGAGAAGATCATCGACCAGCTCGTCGAGCTGAATCTCGTGCGCACGCCGGCCGACCTGTTCAATCTCGGCTTCGCGACGCTCGCCGAGCTCGACCGGTTCGCCGAGAAGTCGGCGCAGAATCTGCTCGACTCGCTCGAGAAGGCGAAGCACACGACGCTCGCGCGCTTCATCTACGGGCTGGGCATCCGTCACGTGGGCGAATCGACCGCGAAGGATCTCGCGAAGCATTTCGGCTCGCTGACGCCGATCATGGATGCATCGATCGAAGAGCTGCTCGAAGTCAACGACGTCGGGCCGATCGTCGCCGAGTCGCTGCACCAGTTCTTCGCGGAAGAGCACAACCGGACCGTGATCGAGCAGTTGCGCGCGCCGGGCAAGGTGACGTGGCCGGAAGGGCCGCCCGCGCCGAAGGCGCCGCAGGGCGTGCTGGCCGGCAAGACGGTCGTGCTGACGGGCACGCTGCCGACGCTCACGCGCGATGCCGCGAAGGAAATGCTCGAAGCGGCGGGCGCGAAAGTGGCCGGCTCGGTATCGAAGAAGACGGATTACGTGGTCGCGGGCGCCGAAGCCGGCAGCAAGCTCGCGAAGGCCGAGGAACTCGGCATCCCCGTGCTGGACGAAGACGGCCTGCACCAACTCCTGGAGGGTAATACGCCATGA
- a CDS encoding cell division protein ZipA C-terminal FtsZ-binding domain-containing protein: MDELTLGLIGAGAVVVGGVVVYNAWQGAKVRRRMPRPMPEEAAEAMNRPEREEELPFIEPVRQPVRREPAAPTPAAATGGTPAEVARVEPTFGGAAPADTPADLQAEATGVDAPAESVAPVAGEAAAPASAHDTHAEPAEPAEPVLPAATTISSAPPAIVDRRIDCIVPIRLGGLLPGDKILPAAQRLRRAGSKPVHIEGKPEGGQWELLQNGVRYEELRAAAQLANRSGALNELEFSEFVTGVQQFADAIDGAPEFPDMMETVAMARELDAFAAQCDAQLSINVMSDGAPWSANYVQAVASQDGLLLSRDGTRFVKLDAKQNPVFMLQFGDTNFLRDDLTYKGGNMITLVLDVPVAEEDILPFRLMCDYAKSLSERIGARVVDDSRRPLPESTLVAIDQQLMKLYAKLEEAGIPAGSPVTRRLFSQ, encoded by the coding sequence ATGGACGAGTTGACACTCGGTTTGATCGGCGCGGGCGCCGTCGTGGTGGGCGGCGTCGTGGTCTACAACGCATGGCAGGGCGCGAAGGTGCGGCGCAGGATGCCGCGCCCGATGCCGGAGGAGGCGGCCGAGGCGATGAACCGCCCCGAACGCGAGGAAGAATTGCCGTTCATCGAGCCGGTGCGCCAGCCGGTGCGGCGCGAGCCCGCGGCACCGACCCCGGCGGCCGCCACGGGCGGCACGCCGGCCGAAGTCGCGCGCGTCGAGCCGACGTTCGGTGGAGCGGCACCTGCCGACACGCCGGCCGATCTGCAGGCCGAGGCGACCGGCGTCGATGCACCGGCCGAGTCGGTCGCGCCGGTTGCCGGCGAAGCAGCTGCGCCGGCTTCCGCGCACGACACGCACGCTGAACCGGCCGAGCCGGCCGAACCCGTGCTGCCGGCCGCCACGACGATCTCGTCGGCCCCGCCGGCGATCGTCGACCGCCGGATCGACTGCATCGTGCCGATCCGCCTCGGCGGGTTGCTGCCGGGCGACAAGATCCTGCCGGCCGCGCAGCGGCTGCGCCGCGCGGGCAGCAAGCCCGTGCACATCGAAGGCAAGCCGGAAGGCGGCCAGTGGGAGTTGCTGCAGAACGGCGTGCGCTACGAGGAACTGCGCGCGGCCGCGCAGCTCGCGAACCGCAGCGGTGCGCTGAACGAACTCGAGTTCTCCGAATTCGTGACGGGTGTCCAGCAGTTCGCCGACGCGATCGACGGCGCGCCGGAATTCCCGGACATGATGGAAACGGTCGCGATGGCGCGCGAGCTCGACGCGTTTGCCGCGCAATGCGACGCGCAGCTGTCGATCAACGTGATGTCGGACGGCGCGCCGTGGTCGGCGAACTACGTGCAGGCGGTCGCGTCGCAGGACGGGCTGCTGCTGTCGCGCGACGGCACGCGTTTCGTGAAGCTCGACGCGAAGCAGAATCCCGTGTTCATGCTGCAGTTCGGCGACACGAACTTCCTGCGCGACGACCTCACGTACAAGGGCGGCAACATGATCACGCTGGTGCTCGACGTGCCGGTCGCCGAAGAGGACATCCTGCCGTTCCGGCTGATGTGCGACTACGCGAAATCGCTGTCCGAGCGGATCGGCGCGCGGGTCGTCGACGATTCGCGGCGGCCGCTGCCGGAATCGACGCTGGTCGCGATCGATCAGCAACTGATGAAGCTGTACGCGAAGCTCGAGGAAGCCGGCATCCCGGCCGGTTCGCCGGTCACGCGCCGCCTCTTCAGCCAGTAA
- the smc gene encoding chromosome segregation protein SMC — translation MRLSSIKLAGFKSFVDPTHFQVPGQLVGVVGPNGCGKSNIIDAVRWVLGESRASELRGESMQDVIFNGSTARKPGSRASVELIFDNSDGRAAGQWGQYGEIAVKRVLTRDGTSSYYINNLPARRRDIQDIFLGTGLGPRAYAIIGQGMIARIIEAKPEELRVFLEEAAGVSKYKERRRETENRLHDTRENLTRVEDIVRELGANLEKLEAQAVVATKYKELVADGEEKQRLLWLLRKNEAAGEQQKQQRAIEQAQIDLEAQTAKLREVEAQLETLRVAHYSASDAMQGAQGSLYEANAEVSRLEAEIKFIVESRNRVQAQIAALNAQREQWRAQAEKAQDELEEAEDARAMADEKAALAEDNAAAKHDALPALEAKWRDAQAQLNDERARIAQTEQSLKLEAAHQRNADQQLQQLQQRHERLKSEAGGLDAPDEAQLEELRMQLAEQEEILAEAQARLADAQETVPRLDGERRAAQERVQAEAAQIHQLEARLAALKQLQENVQTEGKVQPWLDKHELGALPRLWKKLHVEAGWEAALEAVLRERLAALEVSNLDWVKAFATDAPPAKLAFYAPPAAGEPPAAVAGLRPVLSLVRIDDAGIRAVLNDWLGNVYVADDVAQALATRAQLPAGGAFVVKAGHIVTRVGVQLYAADSEQAGMLARQQEIENLTRQVRAQALLADEARTAAVRAEAAHTQATQALGDVRAQAERATQRVHALQMDVLKLAQAHERYTQRSTQIREELEEIGAQIEEQRAMRAESEANFERFDGELAELQARFEDNQLAFEALDESLTQARQEARDLERGANDARFAARNAVTRIDELKRSIQVAHEQSERVAASLEDARAELETINEQTAHTGLQDALEIRAVKEEALQAARIELDDLTAKLRASDEQRLVAERSLQPLRDRITELQLKEQAARLSVEQFAEQLTTAEVDEEALREKLTPDLKPSYLQGEVTRLNNAINALGPVNMAALDELKAASERKVFLDAQSADLIDAITTLEDAIHKIDQETRTLLQGTFDEVNRHFSDLFPRLFGGGQAKLIMTGDEILDAGVQVMAQPPGKKNATIHLLSGGEKALTATALVFAMFQLNPAPFCLLDEVDAPLDDANTERFANLVRAMSDKTQFLFISHNKIAMEMAQQLIGVTMQEQGVSRIVAVDMETAAGFAQN, via the coding sequence GTGCGTCTGAGCTCGATCAAACTCGCTGGCTTCAAATCCTTTGTCGATCCCACGCATTTCCAGGTTCCGGGCCAGCTTGTCGGCGTGGTGGGCCCGAACGGGTGCGGCAAGTCCAACATCATCGATGCCGTGCGCTGGGTGCTCGGCGAGTCGCGCGCTTCCGAGCTGCGCGGCGAATCGATGCAGGACGTGATCTTCAACGGCTCGACCGCCCGCAAGCCCGGCAGCCGGGCCAGTGTCGAACTGATCTTCGACAACTCCGACGGCCGCGCGGCCGGCCAGTGGGGCCAGTACGGCGAGATCGCCGTGAAGCGCGTGCTCACGCGCGACGGCACGTCGAGTTACTACATCAACAACCTGCCGGCGCGCCGCCGCGACATCCAGGACATCTTCCTCGGCACCGGCCTCGGGCCGCGTGCGTACGCGATCATCGGGCAGGGCATGATCGCCCGGATCATCGAGGCGAAGCCGGAAGAGCTGCGCGTGTTCCTCGAGGAAGCCGCGGGCGTGTCGAAGTACAAGGAACGCCGCCGCGAAACCGAGAACCGCCTGCACGACACGCGCGAGAACCTGACGCGCGTCGAGGACATCGTCCGCGAACTCGGCGCGAACCTCGAGAAGCTCGAGGCGCAGGCCGTCGTTGCCACCAAGTACAAGGAACTCGTCGCCGACGGCGAGGAGAAGCAGCGCCTGTTGTGGCTGCTGCGCAAGAACGAGGCCGCCGGCGAGCAGCAGAAGCAGCAGCGCGCGATCGAGCAGGCGCAGATCGACCTCGAGGCGCAGACGGCAAAGCTGCGCGAGGTCGAGGCGCAACTCGAGACGCTGCGCGTCGCGCATTACTCGGCAAGCGACGCGATGCAGGGCGCACAGGGTTCGCTCTACGAAGCGAATGCCGAGGTGAGCCGCCTCGAAGCCGAGATCAAGTTCATCGTCGAATCGCGCAATCGCGTGCAGGCGCAGATCGCCGCACTGAATGCACAGCGCGAGCAATGGCGCGCGCAGGCCGAGAAGGCGCAGGACGAGCTCGAGGAAGCCGAGGATGCGCGCGCGATGGCCGACGAGAAGGCCGCGCTCGCCGAAGACAACGCCGCCGCGAAGCACGACGCGCTGCCGGCGCTCGAAGCGAAGTGGCGCGATGCGCAGGCGCAGCTCAACGACGAGCGCGCCCGGATCGCGCAGACCGAACAGTCGCTGAAGCTCGAAGCCGCGCACCAGCGCAACGCCGATCAGCAGCTCCAGCAGCTTCAGCAGCGCCATGAGCGCCTGAAGAGCGAAGCGGGCGGGCTCGACGCGCCGGACGAGGCGCAGCTCGAGGAGCTGCGCATGCAGCTCGCCGAGCAGGAAGAGATCCTGGCCGAAGCGCAGGCGCGCCTCGCCGACGCGCAGGAAACGGTGCCGCGCCTCGATGGCGAGCGCCGTGCCGCGCAGGAGCGCGTGCAGGCCGAGGCCGCGCAGATCCACCAGCTCGAGGCGCGTCTCGCCGCGCTGAAGCAGCTGCAGGAAAACGTGCAGACCGAAGGCAAGGTGCAGCCGTGGCTCGACAAGCACGAGCTCGGCGCGCTGCCGCGTCTGTGGAAGAAGTTGCATGTCGAAGCGGGCTGGGAAGCCGCGCTCGAAGCCGTGCTGCGCGAGCGCCTCGCCGCGCTCGAAGTGTCGAATCTCGACTGGGTGAAGGCTTTTGCCACCGACGCACCGCCTGCCAAGCTCGCGTTCTACGCACCGCCCGCGGCCGGTGAACCGCCGGCGGCCGTGGCCGGCCTGCGTCCGGTGCTGTCGCTCGTGCGCATCGACGATGCGGGCATCCGCGCGGTGCTGAACGATTGGCTCGGCAACGTGTACGTCGCCGACGACGTCGCACAGGCGCTTGCGACGCGCGCGCAGCTGCCGGCAGGCGGCGCGTTCGTCGTCAAGGCCGGCCATATCGTCACGCGTGTCGGCGTGCAGCTGTATGCGGCCGATTCGGAGCAGGCCGGGATGCTGGCCCGCCAGCAGGAAATCGAAAACCTGACGCGCCAGGTGCGTGCGCAGGCGCTGCTCGCCGACGAGGCGCGCACGGCCGCTGTCCGCGCGGAAGCCGCGCACACGCAGGCCACGCAGGCGCTCGGCGACGTGCGGGCGCAGGCCGAGCGCGCGACGCAGCGCGTGCACGCGCTGCAGATGGACGTACTGAAGCTCGCGCAGGCGCACGAACGTTACACGCAGCGCAGCACGCAGATCCGCGAGGAACTCGAGGAAATCGGCGCGCAGATCGAAGAGCAGCGCGCGATGCGCGCGGAGTCGGAAGCGAATTTCGAGCGTTTCGACGGCGAACTTGCCGAACTGCAGGCGCGCTTCGAGGACAACCAGCTCGCCTTCGAAGCACTCGACGAGTCGCTGACGCAAGCACGTCAGGAAGCGCGTGACCTGGAGCGCGGCGCGAACGACGCGCGCTTCGCCGCACGCAATGCCGTGACGCGGATCGACGAACTCAAGCGCAGCATCCAGGTCGCGCACGAGCAGAGCGAGCGCGTCGCCGCGTCGCTCGAAGACGCACGCGCCGAGCTCGAGACGATCAACGAACAGACCGCGCACACGGGCCTGCAGGACGCGCTCGAGATTCGCGCGGTGAAGGAAGAGGCGCTGCAGGCCGCGCGGATCGAACTCGACGACCTGACCGCGAAGCTGCGCGCGTCGGACGAGCAGCGGCTCGTCGCCGAGCGCTCGCTGCAGCCGCTGCGCGACCGCATCACCGAGTTGCAGTTGAAGGAGCAGGCCGCGCGCCTGTCGGTCGAGCAGTTCGCCGAGCAACTGACGACCGCCGAGGTCGACGAGGAAGCGCTGCGCGAGAAGCTCACGCCTGATCTGAAGCCGTCGTACCTGCAGGGCGAGGTCACGCGCCTGAACAACGCGATCAACGCGCTCGGCCCGGTGAACATGGCCGCGCTCGACGAGCTGAAGGCCGCGAGCGAGCGCAAGGTGTTCCTCGACGCGCAGTCGGCCGACCTGATCGACGCGATCACGACGCTCGAGGACGCGATCCACAAGATCGACCAGGAAACCCGCACGCTGCTGCAGGGCACCTTCGACGAGGTCAACCGTCACTTCAGCGACCTGTTCCCGCGCCTGTTCGGCGGTGGCCAGGCGAAGCTGATCATGACGGGCGACGAAATCCTCGACGCCGGCGTGCAGGTGATGGCGCAGCCGCCGGGCAAGAAGAACGCGACGATCCACCTGCTGTCGGGTGGCGAGAAGGCGCTGACCGCGACCGCACTGGTGTTCGCGATGTTCCAGCTGAACCCGGCGCCGTTCTGTCTGCTCGACGAGGTCGACGCGCCGCTCGACGACGCGAACACCGAGCGTTTCGCGAATCTCGTGCGCGCGATGTCCGACAAGACGCAGTTCCTGTTCATCTCGCACAACAAGATCGCGATGGAAATGGCGCAGCAGCTGATCGGCGTGACGATGCAGGAGCAGGGCGTGTCGCGGATCGTTGCGGTGGACATGGAAACCGCCGCGGGTTTTGCCCAGAATTGA